The window GATCGGCACCATGCTAGGACTTGTCTGCGACCCCATCGGCGGTTTGGTTGAAGCGCCATGCCAGAAGCGCAATGCAGTCGGCGCCTCCAATGCGCTGGTCTGCGCAGAGATGACGCTGAGCGGCGTAGGCAATCTGATTCCGTTTGATGAGATGGTAGAAGCCATGTATAAGGTCGGCCGCAGCCTTCCCTATGAGCTGCGTGAAACGGCGCTGGGCGGCGTGGCCGCAACGCCGACGGCCTGCGAGCTCTGCGGTAAATGCACGCAATAAAGCATATAAGGAGAGTAATGTGAAAAATCAGCTCGATAGCTGATTTTTCACATGGCTATTTGTGACGAAGCGCCACAAATAGCTTTTAGCGCAGGAGCAAATTTGATATTTGCACCGCGCCCCTCAGCGTTAAAGCGCTTCGGAATGGAGAAGTGAAATGAGAGTATTATATGTAGACATCGATACCCTGCGCCCGGATCATATGGGCTGCTATGGGTACAGCCGCAACACAACCCCCAATTTTGACGAGGTGGCCAAAGAAGGTGTGCGCTTTGACGAATATTACTGTAGCGACGCCCCCTGTCTGCCCAGCCGCGCCGCCCTTATCAGCGGTATGTTCGGCATCCATAACGGCGCGGTAGGTCATGGCGGCACAGCCGGTGACAAGCGTTATGTGGGAGCACCGCGCGATTTTCGCGACCGCAACGACAGCAATAACTTTAACAATATTTTCCGAAAGGCCGGCATGCACACCGTGTCCATCAGCTCTTTCCCGGAGCGTCATTCCTCATGGTGGTATAATGCAGGCTTTAACGAGATGTATAATGTAGGAAAAGGCGGTATGGAATCCGGCGAAGAAGTGCTGCCGATCGCACTGGACTGGCTGGAGCGCAATCAGGACCGCGATAGCTGGTACATGCATGTGCACCTGTGGGATCCGCATACGCCGTACCGTGCGCCTGCCGAGCTCGGCAATCCCTTTAAGGACGAGCCGCAGCTGCCATGGCTCACAGACGAGGTGCTGGAGGAGCACAAACAGATGACCGGACCGCATGGCGCGCAGGAAATCGGCATGTATACCGATGCACCCAATCCGCGCTATCCGCGCCATCCCGGCCGCGTAGACACGCCCGAGCAGCTCAAGGACTTTATCGATCAGTACGACTGCGGCGTGTACTGGGCTGATCATTTGATTGGACAAATCTTTGACAAGCTGAAGCAGCAGGGCATTTATGAAGACACAGCCATCATCATTTCCTCCGATCACGGCGAAAATCTGGGCGAGCTGGGGCTGTACGCCGAGCATGCCACCGCAGATTACCCCACCTGTCACATCCCCATGATCATCAAGTGGCCCGGCTGTCAGAAGGGCATTGTCGATGAGGCCTTCCACTATCAGATCGATCTGGTGCCCACCGTGGCGGATTTGCTGGAGGTGCCGCATTATGAAAAATGGGATGGCAGCTCCTATGCGCCCACGCTGCAGACCGGCGAGACCTGCGGACAGGATCATCTGATCATTTCCCAGTGCGCCCATGTGTGCCAGCGCAGCGCCCGCTTCGACGATTGGGTATATGTGCGCACGATTCACGACGGCTATCACCTGTTTGACCGAGAGATGTTATTTAATGTAAAAGATGATCCGCATGAGCAGCACGATGTCAAGGCTGAGCATCCAGACGTTTGCGCGCGCGGCGCGAAAATGATTCTGGACTGGCAGGAAGCACAGATGCTGAGCTCGGACAGCGAGGTGGATCCGCTCTGGACGGTGATGCGCGAGGGAGGGCCGCTGCATGCGCGCGGCCATCTGAAGGAATATTTAGAGCGTTTGGAGGCGACGGGACGTGCGGAAGGAGCCCGGATTCTGCGTGAACGGCATCCGAATGAAATATAATGTAACTTAATTATTACAAATTTATTACAGGTATTGACAAATCTGTAAAACTCCTTTATAATATTATCAACACTTGTTAAAAACAGGTGTGGAATATTTTAAAGGAGTTTTTCATTTTATGCATACATCTAAGAGAAATAGGAAAAAACGGGGGATGTTAGAGGCCGGCGCAGTGCTGGGCGCGCTGCTGCTTTTTATGAATGTAAGCGCGGCGCCGCTGAGCGGGAGAAATGCCTCCATTCAAACGGGGAGCCTTCAGACGGAGGCGCTGATGATGGACGCGGCTGCAGGACAAATGAAAATCAACTCCATAACGGATTTTGAATATAAAGAAACGGTTGCCTTGTTAGATCAGAAAATTATGCAGGCAAACAGAGAGATTATCTTAAACGGGGATGCGGCGGAAGCGATTGAGCTGTGTGAGCGGTTCTATACGGCGGCTGATTTTGAGGCGCTGCAGATGCCTAAGGTCAGCGCGTTGGAAGGGGCAAGGCTTTTGACTGAGCCCGGCGAGGCCGGCAGCGAGATTCATACTTTTGACGGCAGCGATAGCGTGACGGTATTATACCGCTATGAGGACAGCAATTTCTATTATGTTGAATATAAAGAAACATATCGCGGATATGTGGAGGCGAGCGGCCTGGATATGTCCATCTTGAGCGAAAAGCAGATCGAACAGGTCAGCGAGATCAATCGCTGCCGCTTTGCTGCGATTGCCTCTGGGGATATTCAGCTGCATGCAGGCCCTTCCGAATATGCAGAGATTCAGGCAATAATTGAAAACGGAGTCATTCTTACAGTTGTCGATGTACAGGATGAATGGCTGAAGGTAAGCGTAGCGGATTCTACCGGATATGTGAAAAAGGATGCCGTGACGCCGGCACGTATGCTGACGGCTGAGGTGGATGCCGAAGGGTATATTAAGAGTGTGCGTGCAGAGCTTGAGCTGAAAGAGAAGGAAGAGCAGGAACAGCGCGAAAAGGAAGCGGCTGAACGTGCGGCGCAGCAGGCAGTAGCGGATGAGAATGCCGATGGATCCTATGATCAAGGTGCTGATGAAACGCAGACGCCATCCTCTGGAGGGGCAACAAGCAGCGGCAGCACTGGAAATAATGTAAGCTCTTCCGTGGGATCAGCAATTGCCAGTACAGCCCTGAATTATTTGGGGGTACCGTATGTATACGGCGGCTCCTCTCCTTCAGGTTTTGACTGCTCTGGGTTAGTGTATTACAGTGCGATGGTGAATGGTATTGCTCTTCCACGCTGTGCGGATGATCAGTACTATGCAGGCGGCACTTATGTTTCTTACGCGGATCTGGCAGTAGGCGATCTGGTATTCTTCTCTGCTGACTGGTCAAATGAGATTGAGCATGTAGGTATCTATGTAGGCGGCGGACAGTTTGTGCATGCACCGCATACCGGCGATGTAGTTAAGATCAGTACGATTACAGATTATTACGCCCGCAATTATTGGGGAGCACTTAGATTAGGATAAGGTGTATAGAGCCAAAGGCCCCCTCTGAGCAGTTACGGTGGTATGCTGCTCAGAGGGGGCCTTTGGTTTTAAAGGTTTGCAGATGGGAATGAAAATGAATAAACAAGAATACGGTTTTGCACGGAAGGAAGAAGCTAACTGGGTTCCTGGGGAGGAAGAATTGAGGATTGGAGCTGTGTCGCAGCTTACCGGCGTGAAAGCGGGAACGATCCGCTTTTATGAAAAATGTGGTTTCCTGGAACCTGTGAAACGTCTGCCTAACGGGTACAGGATATTTTGCAGAAGGCATATTTTTCAGATTCGAGTCTGCAGACTTGTGTTTGGCGGTTTTGTAAACAGGCGGCTTAGAAGGATAAGCAGGGAAGTTTTGCAGGCGTCGAGAGATTGGAATCAGGAGGCTTACCGTCAGGCGGCGGATAAGTATTTGCAGGCAGTGAAGGAGGACATCGGGAGAACGAAACGGGCCGTTGATATTGTGATGGACAGGCTGCAGGAAACCAGAGATGACGGTTTATTCTATACGAAAAAGCAGGCCGCCGCATTGGCAGGAGCGACATCCGAGACCATTCGGAACTGGGAACGCAATGGCCTGCTTAGACAGAGAGCCCAGTATGAGAAAAGGCTCTATTCACAGCAGGAGCTGAGCCGGATGTATGTGATAAGGTTGCTGCTGGACAATGGATACAGTATGATGGCAGTGAGGCGTTTTTTGGAAGAATATGACGGAGGAAGCAGAGAACTGGCTATACAGCAGCTCATGGAGCCGGGAGAAAATGAAGATCTGATTTATCGGGCGGATCGATATATGGAAACATTGCTGGCGGCAAAAGAAAAGGCCGGACGGCTTTGCGCTCTGGCAGATGAGATGGAGGAAATTTAAACCTTCTATTTATGCACCACTTTTTTAAAAAATGCTATGCTGTCTGCATTAACCGGTTTTTGTGGAAATAATTTGGATTTATGAAGATGCGAAGTAACGGAGTTGCGAAAGGACAGAAATATGGATATAAACCGTGCGAAAGCTTATTTGGAAAAAAATGAGAAAAAGGTATTTGCAGGAGGAAAAAGCGGGGCTAAGGTATACGATATTGAAGGAAAGTATGTTCTAAAACAAATATACAGGGCGGAGCTTGGAAATGATGAGCTGTATGAGGCCTATCGAAAGGAAGCCTGGTGGTATGCCAATGGCGGCTCAGGGCTTGGCTGTCTGCCAGAGGTGCTTGACCTGAGAAGCACGGAAGAGGAGATTTCGATTTTGATGAAACGGTATCGGATGCTTTCGCGGCGGGAAATAAAGACAGAGCTGCTAGAAAAAATCATGAGAAGTCTTGCATCTGTACATGTCTCGGAAATTCCGCTATTTTTAAGGCAGAAGCAGCATGCGGCGCAGCCCCTTTCGGAGGAACAGATTCGCACCTGCGTAGAAGGCTGGCATGCAGTACTGGATGAGCATCCAGGCGTTTTTGACGGTGCGCTGCTGGAGTGTATTGCAGAAAGGATTAACCCAATTATCTCCTGGCACAGTTCTGAGGAGACAGTGCTGAGTCATGGCGACTTTCATTGGGATAATCTGCTGATGGACAATGAGGGCAGAATTCTCATCTGTGACTGGCAGGGAGTGGAAGCCGGAACGGCATCGGGTGATCTGAGCTTTTTCTTCGGGAGGCTGCGAGGGGACGGGATACAGCTGAAAGAGCAGGAGGTCGTTGAATCCTACGGGCGGGAGATAAGGCGTCTTTCTGGGAAAAGGGTTACATGGGAGGAGATGGATGGACATATCCGAGCAGCCAATGTGATTACTTCTTTTACCTGCTGGCATGCATATCTGCATGGGAGCGGCGAGGAAAGAGTTAGGGAGATTTATGAAAAAATGGTGACGGACAGTCATAGCATCTGAGTTGCCAAGGGCCTCCTTCCGGGCAGCTACGGTGGTATGCTGCCCGGAAGGAGGCCCTTGGCTTTAAAGGTTTGTTTTGGTCGAAACTTGATAAGGATAAATGTTATGATACAGAAAAGAAGTCCTTTTTCAGATGGGTGTTGCTGATGCTCGATTAAAAAAACCTTTGTCAAAATACCGGAACCGGGCGGTCGCCTCTCCAAGGTGAGCGCCCGACAAATGGGAATTTATTGATTGAATAGCCCTTCTGCGATTAGCAATTCAAGAACACGGGCCTCGCGTTCAAACATCATCGGATTATACGGACTCTGTGTCACATGACGATTTTTCCTGATCGCAGTATCCGGCTCAACATACTCTAGCGTATAGGCTTCCTCCGCTTCATAGCCGTCAAGTTCTTGGGAAACGGCCTCATCTGCACTTTCACAAAGATAGTAATAGTTATCCTGAATAAAACACTCCGTTTCGTCCTGGTCGCTTCTTTGAATTCGATGCACATATCCGTATTCTTTGACGGTATCCGGCAGGACAACTAAACCCGATTCCTCCCGAGTTTCCCGGATCATCGCATCCACAGGGGTTTCGCCTTCCTCGATTCCGCCACCCGGAAATTTGTAATAGTCGTACTTAATGCTATGAATCATGGCGATTCTTTTCCCTTTGATCATGATACTTCTGGCAGAGTTGCGGACAAACGAATGGGTGCATTGATCGTAGTCCTTTTTGTCC is drawn from Lachnospiraceae bacterium and contains these coding sequences:
- a CDS encoding sulfatase; amino-acid sequence: MRVLYVDIDTLRPDHMGCYGYSRNTTPNFDEVAKEGVRFDEYYCSDAPCLPSRAALISGMFGIHNGAVGHGGTAGDKRYVGAPRDFRDRNDSNNFNNIFRKAGMHTVSISSFPERHSSWWYNAGFNEMYNVGKGGMESGEEVLPIALDWLERNQDRDSWYMHVHLWDPHTPYRAPAELGNPFKDEPQLPWLTDEVLEEHKQMTGPHGAQEIGMYTDAPNPRYPRHPGRVDTPEQLKDFIDQYDCGVYWADHLIGQIFDKLKQQGIYEDTAIIISSDHGENLGELGLYAEHATADYPTCHIPMIIKWPGCQKGIVDEAFHYQIDLVPTVADLLEVPHYEKWDGSSYAPTLQTGETCGQDHLIISQCAHVCQRSARFDDWVYVRTIHDGYHLFDREMLFNVKDDPHEQHDVKAEHPDVCARGAKMILDWQEAQMLSSDSEVDPLWTVMREGGPLHARGHLKEYLERLEATGRAEGARILRERHPNEI
- a CDS encoding MerR family transcriptional regulator, which encodes MNKQEYGFARKEEANWVPGEEELRIGAVSQLTGVKAGTIRFYEKCGFLEPVKRLPNGYRIFCRRHIFQIRVCRLVFGGFVNRRLRRISREVLQASRDWNQEAYRQAADKYLQAVKEDIGRTKRAVDIVMDRLQETRDDGLFYTKKQAAALAGATSETIRNWERNGLLRQRAQYEKRLYSQQELSRMYVIRLLLDNGYSMMAVRRFLEEYDGGSRELAIQQLMEPGENEDLIYRADRYMETLLAAKEKAGRLCALADEMEEI
- a CDS encoding phosphotransferase, whose amino-acid sequence is MDINRAKAYLEKNEKKVFAGGKSGAKVYDIEGKYVLKQIYRAELGNDELYEAYRKEAWWYANGGSGLGCLPEVLDLRSTEEEISILMKRYRMLSRREIKTELLEKIMRSLASVHVSEIPLFLRQKQHAAQPLSEEQIRTCVEGWHAVLDEHPGVFDGALLECIAERINPIISWHSSEETVLSHGDFHWDNLLMDNEGRILICDWQGVEAGTASGDLSFFFGRLRGDGIQLKEQEVVESYGREIRRLSGKRVTWEEMDGHIRAANVITSFTCWHAYLHGSGEERVREIYEKMVTDSHSI
- a CDS encoding NUDIX domain-containing protein yields the protein MIMEAVMRLLFEMDKKDYDQCTHSFVRNSARSIMIKGKRIAMIHSIKYDYYKFPGGGIEEGETPVDAMIRETREESGLVVLPDTVKEYGYVHRIQRSDQDETECFIQDNYYYLCESADEAVSQELDGYEAEEAYTLEYVEPDTAIRKNRHVTQSPYNPMMFEREARVLELLIAEGLFNQ